A window of the Pogona vitticeps strain Pit_001003342236 chromosome 4, PviZW2.1, whole genome shotgun sequence genome harbors these coding sequences:
- the CCDC166 gene encoding coiled-coil domain-containing protein 166 → MAPKGKKPKGKKGKAKNAAKGLISTLPYVSEKEKYLQKEYAILTEHVRTYTERVQHFQWENNFLDKEAQQIRDTSKVYLSYLTRRTIRCQNAIISLNDQNRADLAEIRKQKEELISQYTEKEKEVRHELMEMETQLSLINKECEALHLWQELQTEQLKRIRELEKELLVMKVQHTEHMHKVKSEFLQLTAEYEMESQQKLQSLAKLAEKEAVRSLIQHTKQVKADNRRLNHNLLGLIKQAQVLKAFLFQLREQQHQLLQEHQYRQDLVRTRSWLRHEGARPIITLGSPFRCSPSARSRLISPQVTIAQIPAQSCPTRGTTTTDALKGKNSDSAAQIYGTSSLGIRREKEGCCH, encoded by the coding sequence ATggcaccaaagggaaaaaagccaAAAGGCAAGAAAGGCAAGGCCAAAAATGCAGCTAAAGGACTAATAAGTACTTTGCCCTATGTCAGTGAGAAAGAAAAGTACCTGCAAAAAGAATATGCCATCCTAACAGAGCATGTCAGAACATATACAGAGCGTGTGCAGCATTTCCAATGGGAAAATAATTTCTTGGATAAGGAAGCCCAGCAAATCCGAGACACCAGCAAAGTCTACCTCTCCTACTTAACCCGGCGCACCATACGATGCCAGAATGCTATCATTTCTCTGAATGATCAGAATCGCGCAGATCTTGCAGAGATCAGAAAGCAGAAGGAAGAGCTAATTTCCCAATacacagaaaaggagaaagaagtgaGGCATGAACTGATGGAAATGGAAACCCAGCTCTCCCTCATTAACAAGGAATGTGAAGCCTTACATCTCTGGCAGGAATTGCAAACAGAGCAGCTGAAACGGATCCGGGAGTTGGAGAAGGAGCTTTTGGTCATGAAAGTCCAGCACACAGAACACATGCACAAAGTGAAGAGCGAATTCCTCCAACTGACAGCAGAGTACGAGATGGAGTCTCAGCAGAAACTCCAATCTCTGGCCAAACTGGCCGAGAAGGAAGCAGTGCGCAGTCTAATACAGCATACTAAGCAGGTGAAGGCCGACAATCGGCGGCTAAACCACAACCTCCTAGGCCTCATCAAACAAGCCCAAGTGCTGAAGGCCTTCCTGTTTCAGCTGAGAGAACAGCAGCACCAACTCCTCCAAGAGCATCAATACAGGCAAGATCTTGTTCGCACACGCAGCTGGCTAAGGCATGAAGGGGCTCGACCCATCATCACTCTTGGCAGTCCCTTCAGATGCAGCCCATCAGCTCGAAGTAGGCTGATCAGCCCTCAGGTCACAATTGCACAAATACCAGCTCAGAGCTGCCCAACAAGGGGTACCACCACCACAGATGCTCTGAAGGGCAAAAATTCTGACTCAGCTGCTCAGATCTATGGTACCTCCTCccttgggataagaagggagaaggaaggcTGCTGTCACTGA